Proteins co-encoded in one Pleurodeles waltl isolate 20211129_DDA chromosome 2_2, aPleWal1.hap1.20221129, whole genome shotgun sequence genomic window:
- the LOC138283006 gene encoding zinc finger protein 850-like, with protein sequence MSYQCMECEKSFTEPKRLMRHQKIHTGENPYRCTECGKSFTQTSALLVHQIIHTGEKPYHCAECGKSYSVKYNLLQHQRIHTGEKPFQCTECGEGFRIKSTLLSHQRIHTSENPYQCTECGKNFVNRYNLLAHQRIHTGENPYQCTECGKSFVKRYNLLVHQRLHTGENPFECTECEKSFVKRYHLLVHQRVHTGEKPYNCTECGKSFANKYNLLVHQKIHTGEKPYPCTECEKSFTQKRRLLLHQRVHTGEKPFPCTECEKTFSHKRRLLVHQRIHTGETSYECTECGKRFIERGELVKHQRVHTGEKRYQCTECGRSFTYKSGMLRHQRIHTGEKPYRCTECGKSFPQRTKLLIHQIIHTGVKPYQCTECGKSFTEKSQLLKHHRIHTGEKPYHCTKCEKSFSVKRGLLIHQRTHTNEKRYWCTECGKRFSEKQRLGNHQRIHTGEKPFVCTECGKHFTLKITLLRHQSIHTGEKPFQCTECGKRFNNTHYLSIHHRVHTGEKPYDCTECGKRFIAKGTLVKHQKVHTGEKHYQCTECGRGFIHKPGFLRHQRIHTGEKPYQCTKCEKSFLAKSTLLRHHKIHTDEKPLQ encoded by the coding sequence ATGTCATACCAGTGTATGGAATGTGAGAAAAGTTTCACTGAGCCAAAGAGACTGATGAGGCATCAGAAAATCCATACTGGTGAGAATCCCTATCGGTGTACAGAATGTGGCAAAAGCTTCACTCAGACAAGTGCACTACTTGTACATCAGATAATCCATACTGGTGAGAAACCCTACCACTGTGCTGAGTGTGGCAAAAGCTACAGTGTGAAGTACAACCTGTTGCAGCATCAGAGAATCCATACTGGTGAAAAACCCTTTCAGTGTACAGAATGCGGAGAAGGCTTCCGTATAAAGAGCACACTGTTGTCACACCAGAGAATCCATACCAGTGAGAATCCCTATCAGTGTACAGAATGTGGAAAAAACTTTGTTAATAGATACAACTTGTTGGCACATCAGAGAATCCATACTGGTGAGAATCCTTATCAGTGTACAGAATGTGGGAAAAGCTTTGTTAAAAGATACAACTTGCTTGTACATCAGAGACTCCATACTGGTGAGAATCCCTTTGAGTGTACAGAATGTGAAAAAAGCTTTGTTAAAAGATACCATTTGTTGGTACATCAGAGAGTCCATACTGGTGAGAAACCATATAATTGCACCGAATGTGGGAAAAGCTTTGCTAATAAATACAATTTGTTGGTACATCAAAAAATTCACACTGGTGAGAAACCATATCCATGTACAGAATGTGAGAAAAGCTTTACTCAGAAGAGAAGGCTTTTGCTACATCAGAGAGTCCATACTGGTGAGAAACCATTTCCATGTACAGAATGTGAGAAAACCTTTTCTCATAAGAGACGGCTTTTGGTACATCAGAGAATCCATACTGGTGAGACATCCTACGAGTGTACAGAATGTGGAAAAAGATTTATTGAGAGGGGAGAACTGGTGAAGCACCAAAGAGTCCATACTGGTGAAAAACGCTATCAGTGTACTGAATGTGGGAGAAGTTTTACTTATAAATCAGGTATGTTAAGACATCAAAGAATCCACACTGGTGAGAAACCCTATCGGTGTACTGAATGTGGGAAAAGCTTCCCACAGAGAACCAAACTGCTCATACATCAGATCATCCATACTGGTGTGAAAccttatcaatgtacagaatgtgggaaaagcttcactgagaagagTCAGCTATTGAAACATCACAGAATCCATACTGGCGAGAAACCTTATCACTGTACAAAATGTGAAAAAAGCTTTTCTGTGAAGAGAGGACTGTTGATACATCAGAGAACCCATACTAATGAGAAACGCTATTGGTGCACAGAATGTGGAAAACGCTTTAGTGAGAAGCAGAGACTGGGGAATCATCAGAGAATCCATACTGGTGAAAAACCCTTTGTGTGTACAGAATGTGGAAAACACTTCACTCTAAAGATCACACTGTTAAGACATCAGAGTATTCATACTGGTGAGAAACCTTTTCAGTGTACAGAATGTGGTAAAAGATTCAATAATACTCACTATCTGTCAATACATCATAGAGTCCATACTGGTGAGAAACCATATGACTGTACAGAATGTGGAAAAAGATTCATTGCAAAGGGAACATTAGTGAAGCATCAGAAAGTCCATACTGGTGAGAAACACTATCAGTGTACTGAATGTGGTAGAGGCTTCATTCATAAACCTGGTTTCTTAAGACATCAAAGAATCCACACTGGTGAGAAACCCTATCAGTGTACAAAGTGTGAAAAAAGCTTTCTTGCGAAAAGCACACTGTTAAGACATCATAAAATTCATACAGATGAGAAACCTTTACAGTGA